The Argiope bruennichi chromosome 9, qqArgBrue1.1, whole genome shotgun sequence genome contains a region encoding:
- the LOC129983586 gene encoding uncharacterized protein LOC129983586 — protein MAEADSSSSMETKSLEDLTKNDEFFSSLRDYLSEEDESVSSQSDDLTKDNESVSSQKNNLSNEDKPVSNQEDDFADEDESVSSQREIEFCELYFKVIDKQLARGDYEENIKQAEHYFEEIRTKVNKWCRFKKENDFEQINLWKHSFYYRMMCIYFNATCISSAVAHYFENFLNQNSKSFKYLLKKSVLRICSVGGGLPSDVVALIKVLESSIYLKDDVHIHITVVDVDKKWKKPCIAILHSLENFNKEKWKIEFVALDPSSLTISPKVAAAIKEADFVSLLKFLNQLEDQDIEFKRKLFQNLHHLISPGSVLFLMDHATIKVMKVFNGYLGRLHGHRLLFDVPCRLHVLQLATVERHYQLYSKHLMSSGICNTSFKLFCRAWVRTNETFLHTGSLVESFDPKIKKAERRLEDKKAWQGQLRLLCRQLSNNKISKDMVSWRDCFVIEMKNQGCSSKRIRRTLNAAEKDLVLRKIYAKQLMFAAYQDFLEEAHEIRDARKESDEALKDEKRKDFYKMRSRADFEYKTYESCVKKLLRRLQRNRCTKATQTKVALIN, from the exons ATGGCAGAGGCTGATAGTTCAAGTTCAATGGAAACTAAAAGTTTAGAAGATCTtacaaaaaatgatgaatttttttctagtctGAGAGATTATCTTAGCGAGGAAGATGAATCTGTTTCTAGTCAGAGTGATGATCTTACAAAGGATAATGAATCTGTTTCTAGtcagaaaaataatctttcaaatgaGGATAAACCTGTTAGTAATCAAGAAGATGATTTTGCAGATGAAGACGAATCTGTTTCAAGTCAGAGGGAAATAGaattttgtgaattatatttcaaagtaataGACAAGCAACTAGCTAGAGGTGATTATGAAGAAAACATTAAACAGGCAGagcattattttgaagaaattcgtACCAAAGTTAATAAATGGTgtagatttaaaaaggaaaatgactTTGAGCAGATAAATCTTTGGAAACATTCATTCTATTACAGAATgatgtgcatttattttaatgctactTGCATTTCTAGTGCAGTAGCccattattttgagaattttctcaatcaaaattcaaaatctttcaaatatttattgaagaaaagtgTTCTGAGAATCTGTTCTGTAGGAGGTGGGTTGCCTTCAGATGTTGTAGCTTTGATCAAAGTTTTAGaatcatcaatttatttaaaagatgatgTACACATTCATATTACAGTTGTTGATGTGgataagaaatggaaaaaacCGTGTATTGCTATTCTTCAcagtttggaaaattttaataaagaaaagtggaaaatagaatttgttgCCTTAGATCCGTCATCACTGACCATAAGTCCTAAAGTTGCAGCTGCAATCAAAGAAGctgattttgtttcattattaaagtttttgaatcaGTTGGAAGACCAAGATATTGAATTCAAGAGAAAGCTT tttcagaaCCTACACCATCTTATCAGTCCAGGATCAGTATTATTTCTCATGGATCATGCTACCATTAAAGTTATGAAGGTTTTTAATGGATATCTCGGAAGACTTCACGGACACAGACTTCTTTTTGACGTTCCTTGTCGTCTGCACGTGCTTCAACTAGCCACCGTGGAGAGACATTATCAGTTATATAGCAAGCATTTGATGAGCAGTGGCATATGCAACACATCTTTCAAATTATTCTGCAGAGCTTGGGTTAGAACCaatgaaactttcttgcataccgGTAGCCTCGTGGAGTCGTTTGATCCAAAGATTAAGAAAGCCGAAAGACGCTTGGAGGATAAGAAAGCCTGGCAAGGTCAGCTGCGCTTGTTATGTCGCCAACTGAGCAATAATAAGATTTCCAAAGATATGGTTTCTTGGAGGGACTGTTTTGTCATCGAAATGAAAAACCAAGGTTGCAGCTCGAAGAGAATTCGAAGGACACTGAACGCTGCTGAGAAGGATCTTGTCCTGAGGAAAATATATGCAAAACAGCTGATGTTTGCAGCTTACCAAGATTTCCTGGAAGAAGCTCATGAAATCCGTGATGCTCGAAAAGAAAGCGACGAAGCActtaaagatgaaaaaagaaaggatttttataaaatgagaagCAGGGcagattttgaatataaaacttaTGAAAGTTGTGTCAAAAAGTTGTTGCGTCGCCTTCAACGAAATCGATGTACAAAAGCAACGCAAACAAAAgttgcattaataaattaa